The Pseudomonas pergaminensis nucleotide sequence CAGCACGCCGTTGTTGATCACAAAACTCGCGGTGCCGTTGAGGCTGTCGATCAGGGCTTTCTGGCTATTGCCACGGCCTGTGAGGTTGCTGTCGAGGGTGATCTGGCCTTTCACCGGCGGGGTTTGCCCCTGGGCTTGCAGGATGCGCTCGACCGGCACCTGCTTGATCCGGCTTTGCAGCGCAAGCACGGGGATATCCTGGCGCACATCAAGCGTGCCATTGGCCTGGAAGCTGCCGTTGTAGAGACCGCCGCTCAAGGTGTCGAGCTTGAGCTGACCATCGAGGCCGGAGGCTTTGAGCGCGGCATTCTGGATCGGCAACTTGCTCAGGGTGAGTTGGCCGAACGCAAGGTCGGCGTCCACATCCAGCGTGCGCAGACGCGCCAATGGCAGCAGTTTGTCGGTACTCCAGGCCCCTTTGGTCGGGGCGTCGGGCAGTGGCGTGGTGCCGCCGGCGGCCATGGCACCGGCTTCGCTGTTTTGCACTTCGGCCTGGCGTGCGGCGGTGGCGCCCTTGGCGGATTCGGATTTGGCGGGCAGGTAGTTGTCGGCGTTGAAGGTGTCGCCCTTGAGCTGAACGCGCAGGGATTGCTTGGCGAAATCGTCCACGGCGACGCGGCCGGTGAAGGTGCTGCCGTCGAGTTTCAGGTTCAGGTCTTCCAGGGCCACACTGGTCGGCGTGCCTTTGAGGCGGCTGACCAACTCGACCTTGCTCAGGCTGCCGTCGGCCATCGGCGGCAATGGGTGGCCGACGCTGTCGAGGAATTTGGCCAGGTCAAATTGGGCGATGGAGAGGGCACCGCTGAGCTGCGGGGTCTTGTCCAGATCGTTGACCTTCAGTTCGCCCAAGGCGCGCAACTGGTTGGCCGACAGCTTCATGTTGGTCCATTCGGCAATATTGGCCGCTTGGTCCACCAGCAGTTGGCCCTGGGTGGAGAATGTCACGGTCTTGCCCTGCAGCGGCTCACCCGTGGCTTCGCCAGTGATCTTCATGTCTTCAAGCTGATAACGCTTGAGCGCCCGCTGGATGCGCAGGTTGCCGTTGAGCTCGGTCTTGACGCGCATCACCGGCTGGTTGCTGCCGAAGAAGGCGGTGAGTTTCACCGGGATGCTGGCGCCTTCGTGCACCGCACCGGCGCTCAATTGAATGCTTTCGGCGCTGAACTGCTTGCCGGTCTGCTCATCGTTGTATTCAACGCGGGCGTTGTTGACGGTCAGGCTATCAATGTCCAGACGGATGGGTTTAGCCGGCTTCTCCGGTTCAGCCTCGCGAGGCGGCTCAACCGAACCCGGGCTGCCAGCGCTCGCCTCGGTCACGTTCTTGCCGATGTCTTCCCAGTTGCCATGGCCTTGCTTGTCGCGGGTCAGGCGCAGGTTCAGGCCTTCGACTCGCACGTCGCTCATCTGCACTTCGCGGCGCAGCAGCGGCAGCACGCGCACGGACAGGCCGAGCATCTGCAGGTCGGCGAAAGGTTGGGTCGGCGCAGTCAGGGTCGCCACGCTGGCTTCGTGCAGTTCAAGGCCGAGCCAGGGGAACAGGCTCCAGCCGATGTCGCCATTGAGCGTCAGCTCGATGTGGGCCTTGTCGCGGGCAATCTGGCGAATCTCGTCTTTATAGTCGTTGGGATCGAAGAGATGGGTCAGGGCAAAACCCAGAGCCACAATGATCAGCAACAGCCCGAGAAGTACCAGAC carries:
- a CDS encoding AsmA family protein, translated to MKAFGKILGLVLLGLLLIIVALGFALTHLFDPNDYKDEIRQIARDKAHIELTLNGDIGWSLFPWLGLELHEASVATLTAPTQPFADLQMLGLSVRVLPLLRREVQMSDVRVEGLNLRLTRDKQGHGNWEDIGKNVTEASAGSPGSVEPPREAEPEKPAKPIRLDIDSLTVNNARVEYNDEQTGKQFSAESIQLSAGAVHEGASIPVKLTAFFGSNQPVMRVKTELNGNLRIQRALKRYQLEDMKITGEATGEPLQGKTVTFSTQGQLLVDQAANIAEWTNMKLSANQLRALGELKVNDLDKTPQLSGALSIAQFDLAKFLDSVGHPLPPMADGSLSKVELVSRLKGTPTSVALEDLNLKLDGSTFTGRVAVDDFAKQSLRVQLKGDTFNADNYLPAKSESAKGATAARQAEVQNSEAGAMAAGGTTPLPDAPTKGAWSTDKLLPLARLRTLDVDADLAFGQLTLSKLPIQNAALKASGLDGQLKLDTLSGGLYNGSFQANGTLDVRQDIPVLALQSRIKQVPVERILQAQGQTPPVKGQITLDSNLTGRGNSQKALIDSLNGTASFVINNGVLLNANLEQQLCTGIALLNRKTLSSTPQGKDTPFQELKGNLTFRNGVASNPDLKVRIPGLTVNGNGDVDLRVLGMDYRVGIIVEGDQRETPDPACQVGANFQGIEVPLRCRGPLELGAKACRLDKDGLTQVAIKAAGNKLSDKLEEKLDKVNPQLKDALKGLFKR